A section of the Flavobacterium sp. CG_23.5 genome encodes:
- a CDS encoding TrmH family RNA methyltransferase — protein sequence MKQITSAQNPFIKSLVQLQEKAKSRKQSGTFLIEGKREISLAIKGGYEMETILFLPEICSETEARKLSSNTELIEINKDVYQKLAYRDTTEGVLAVAKTKSQQLSDLKLSKNPLILVAEAPEKPGNIGALLRTADAAHLDAVIIANPKSDLYNPNVVRSSVGCLFTNQIATGTTSEIIAFLKERKINFYCATLQNSTSYHTQDYTLPTALVVGTEATGLTEEWRTQATQNIIIPMQGEIDSMNVSVAAAILIFEAKRQRGF from the coding sequence TTGAAACAAATAACTTCCGCACAAAATCCATTCATAAAATCTTTGGTGCAATTGCAGGAAAAAGCAAAATCACGCAAACAATCCGGAACTTTTTTAATTGAGGGAAAACGCGAAATTTCATTAGCCATTAAAGGTGGTTACGAAATGGAAACGATATTGTTTTTGCCCGAAATTTGTTCTGAAACCGAAGCCAGAAAGTTATCCTCAAATACCGAGTTAATAGAAATTAATAAGGATGTTTATCAAAAACTGGCATACCGGGATACTACCGAAGGTGTTTTGGCTGTAGCCAAAACAAAATCACAACAGTTATCCGATTTAAAATTATCTAAAAATCCTTTAATTCTTGTTGCCGAAGCGCCGGAAAAACCGGGAAACATTGGTGCTTTATTACGTACAGCTGATGCTGCTCATCTGGACGCAGTGATTATTGCCAATCCAAAAAGTGATTTATACAATCCAAATGTGGTGCGCTCTAGCGTAGGTTGTTTGTTTACCAACCAAATTGCAACTGGAACAACATCCGAAATTATTGCTTTTTTGAAAGAACGAAAAATCAATTTTTATTGTGCTACTTTACAAAATTCAACTTCGTACCATACTCAAGATTATACTTTGCCAACGGCGTTAGTTGTTGGTACAGAAGCGACCGGCTTAACCGAAGAATGGCGAACGCAAGCCACGCAAAATATCATTATTCCAATGCAAGGCGAAATCGATTCTATGAATGTTTCGGTTGCAGCAGCGATTTTAATTTTTGAAGCCAAAAGACAAAGAGGTTTTTAG
- a CDS encoding trimeric intracellular cation channel family protein: MFHLLDIIGTMAFVMSGALTAMNKKLDPFGVFIIAFVTAVGGGTLRDVLIGRTSVGWMRDLNYVYVIIVGFFLAIIFRKKFDRLRTSLFLFDTIGLGVFTLIGLEKGINIGLHPVICIAIGTMTACFGGVIRDILCTEIPVIFRKEIYATICILGGIVFFMLKKLNLDNDILYLATSLFIITVRLMAVKFKWYLSPLEQK; the protein is encoded by the coding sequence ATGTTTCATCTATTAGATATCATCGGTACGATGGCTTTTGTTATGTCAGGCGCATTAACTGCCATGAACAAAAAGCTCGATCCTTTTGGGGTTTTCATCATCGCTTTTGTAACGGCTGTGGGCGGAGGAACGTTGCGTGATGTTTTGATAGGGAGAACATCAGTAGGGTGGATGCGCGATTTAAATTATGTTTATGTAATTATTGTTGGATTTTTTCTAGCTATTATTTTTCGAAAAAAATTCGATCGCTTGCGTACTTCTTTGTTTTTATTTGACACTATCGGATTAGGTGTTTTCACATTAATTGGACTTGAAAAAGGGATTAATATTGGGCTTCATCCTGTTATTTGTATCGCAATAGGAACAATGACAGCCTGTTTTGGAGGTGTAATCCGTGATATCTTGTGTACTGAGATTCCTGTTATTTTTAGAAAAGAAATTTACGCCACGATTTGCATCCTTGGAGGAATCGTATTTTTTATGCTAAAAAAACTGAATCTCGATAATGATATTTTATATCTGGCAACTTCCTTATTTATTATTACAGTGCGCCTAATGGCAGTGAAATTTAAATGGTATTTATCCCCTTTAGAACAAAAATAG
- a CDS encoding gliding motility-associated C-terminal domain-containing protein, with the protein MKQKLLYLIISLVSIGSNSIFGQEISLHNQFNGRYDFLFVGNTLNKTENGTGQACEINTTSSATLKLDPADVVEKVYLYWAGSGNGDFDVTLNDKTISAERTLHVLQSTSGLPFFSAFADITDQVQVFGNGEYRLSDLDLTNEIDNYCWNGTNFGGWAMIIVYSNPSLPLNQLNIYDGLQYVPNEINITLNNLNVIDNLDAKIGFIAWEGDQSINVNETLRINGNPIGNPPLNQVDNAFNGTNSFTNSTTLYNMDLDVYNIQNNIAIGDTSAKIQLTSGQDFVMINAIVTKLNSQLPDATIQLNEIKLSCDSRQIMVDYTVYNSKSTSSLPARMPIAIYIDGILRMSFSTLSVIPINGSENNTVIITIPDSIVNPFDLQFIVDETGNGSGIITELNENNNTALISKIALWTKPKVNPVLNIETCNVGLGRGIFDFTATEALVKVNSDDIVSFHTSRADAENGANLIFNSNNFVAETTRQEIFVRVKNENCFTITSFIINVKNCPPLVHNYFSPNNDGFNDTFFVEYLRNIFLNYRISVYNRWGTLVWTGNNGTSDWDGFANEGILLDSKKVPDGTYYYVIDLNDSEYPKPLVGYLFLKK; encoded by the coding sequence ATGAAACAAAAGCTACTCTATCTCATAATTAGCCTAGTTTCCATAGGGTCCAACTCCATTTTTGGACAAGAAATTTCCTTGCATAACCAATTTAATGGAAGATACGATTTTTTATTTGTTGGTAACACTTTAAATAAAACTGAAAATGGCACTGGTCAAGCATGTGAAATCAATACCACATCTTCGGCAACATTGAAATTAGATCCCGCTGATGTTGTGGAAAAAGTCTATTTATATTGGGCCGGATCTGGGAACGGTGACTTTGATGTGACTCTTAATGATAAAACCATAAGTGCCGAGCGCACTTTGCATGTTTTGCAGAGCACTTCTGGTTTGCCTTTTTTTAGTGCTTTTGCAGATATTACTGACCAAGTTCAAGTCTTCGGTAATGGGGAATACCGCCTTAGTGATTTGGATTTAACAAACGAAATTGATAATTACTGCTGGAATGGCACTAATTTTGGCGGGTGGGCTATGATTATTGTTTACTCAAATCCTTCTTTACCATTAAATCAGCTTAATATTTATGACGGCTTACAGTATGTTCCAAATGAAATAAACATTACACTAAACAACTTAAACGTAATTGATAATTTGGATGCGAAAATAGGTTTTATCGCTTGGGAAGGCGATCAATCCATTAATGTTAATGAAACGCTACGGATCAATGGAAATCCCATTGGCAATCCGCCATTAAATCAAGTTGACAATGCCTTCAACGGCACAAACAGCTTTACCAATTCCACTACTTTGTACAATATGGATCTTGATGTTTACAACATTCAAAATAACATTGCTATTGGCGATACGTCTGCTAAAATTCAACTTACTTCTGGTCAAGATTTTGTAATGATTAACGCTATTGTAACCAAATTAAATAGTCAGTTGCCCGATGCTACGATTCAACTTAATGAAATTAAATTAAGTTGTGATTCTAGACAAATTATGGTGGATTACACGGTTTATAATTCTAAAAGCACTAGTTCATTACCAGCAAGAATGCCTATTGCCATCTATATTGACGGGATTTTAAGAATGTCTTTTTCAACACTTTCCGTTATTCCAATAAATGGAAGTGAAAACAATACAGTTATCATCACAATTCCAGACAGCATCGTAAACCCTTTTGATTTACAATTTATTGTAGATGAGACGGGAAATGGCAGTGGAATCATTACTGAACTGAATGAGAATAACAATACTGCTTTAATTTCAAAAATAGCATTGTGGACAAAGCCAAAAGTAAATCCAGTATTAAATATTGAAACTTGTAACGTAGGTTTAGGACGAGGAATTTTTGATTTTACTGCTACCGAAGCATTGGTAAAAGTAAACTCTGATGATATAGTTAGTTTTCACACCTCGCGCGCAGATGCTGAAAATGGAGCTAACCTGATTTTCAATTCAAACAATTTTGTTGCTGAAACCACTCGCCAAGAAATTTTTGTTCGAGTCAAAAACGAAAATTGTTTTACTATTACGTCTTTCATTATTAACGTCAAAAATTGTCCGCCTTTAGTTCATAATTATTTTTCACCAAACAATGACGGCTTTAATGATACCTTTTTTGTTGAATACTTACGCAATATTTTCCTTAACTATCGGATTTCAGTCTATAATCGTTGGGGAACTTTAGTTTGGACAGGAAATAATGGCACAAGTGATTGGGATGGATTTGCAAATGAAGGTATACTGCTGGACAGCAAAAAAGTGCCAGACGGCACCTATTATTATGTAATTGATTTAAATGATTCGGAATATCCAAAGCCGTTGGTAGGATACTTGTTTTTAAAAAAATAG
- a CDS encoding GNAT family N-acetyltransferase, producing the protein MKNYSIKQYQDCDYDNWNAFIGQAKNATFLFHRDFMDYHKNRFEDNSLIVFYKEKWIAVLPANKEGNEIFSHQGLTYGGLVYNEKSKLTTIITAFRAVLLFLNENKIEKLHLKTIPSIYHTKPADEILYALFLAEAQLVRRDSLSVIDLSQKNNFSKIRKRGIQKGISNGLVIKEEDDFELFWNEILIPNLNKRHNVNPVHTLEEIILLRNHFPNNIRQFNVYYKDEIVAGTTIFESENVAHCQYIAKNESDENLGSLDFLYHYFITDVFANKRFFDFGISNELQGKKLNDGLTYWKESFGASTIVHDFYQVETANYDKLNSFFAK; encoded by the coding sequence TTGAAAAATTACTCCATCAAACAATACCAAGATTGCGATTATGATAACTGGAATGCATTCATTGGTCAAGCCAAAAATGCAACTTTCTTGTTTCATAGGGACTTTATGGATTATCACAAAAATCGATTTGAGGATAATTCATTGATTGTTTTTTACAAAGAAAAATGGATTGCTGTACTTCCTGCTAATAAAGAGGGGAATGAAATTTTTTCGCATCAAGGATTGACTTACGGCGGGTTAGTTTATAATGAAAAATCAAAATTGACTACAATAATTACTGCATTTAGAGCTGTTTTGTTGTTTCTAAATGAAAATAAAATCGAAAAATTGCATTTAAAAACGATTCCGTCCATTTATCACACTAAACCAGCCGATGAAATTTTGTACGCTTTGTTTTTGGCGGAAGCCCAATTAGTAAGACGAGATAGCTTGTCGGTAATTGACTTATCGCAAAAAAATAATTTTTCTAAAATAAGAAAAAGAGGCATTCAAAAAGGAATTTCAAACGGTCTGGTAATAAAAGAAGAAGATGATTTTGAGTTGTTTTGGAATGAAATATTGATTCCTAACTTAAATAAAAGACACAACGTAAATCCGGTTCATACATTAGAAGAAATCATATTATTGCGGAATCATTTTCCTAATAATATCAGACAGTTTAATGTCTATTACAAAGATGAAATTGTCGCGGGAACTACTATTTTTGAAAGTGAAAATGTAGCTCATTGTCAGTATATTGCTAAAAACGAGAGCGACGAGAATCTAGGTAGTTTAGATTTTTTATATCACTATTTTATCACGGATGTCTTTGCTAATAAACGGTTTTTCGATTTTGGAATTTCCAATGAATTGCAAGGAAAAAAGTTAAATGATGGATTGACCTATTGGAAAGAAAGCTTCGGGGCCAGTACCATTGTTCACGATTTTTATCAGGTGGAAACCGCTAATTATGATAAACTAAATTCGTTTTTTGCTAAATAA
- a CDS encoding DegT/DnrJ/EryC1/StrS family aminotransferase, with amino-acid sequence MIPFLDLKKINEPYETAFQEKLKSVLDSGWYILGNEVKEFETNFANYCGTKYCIGVGNGFDALVLIFKGYIQLGKMQKGDEVIVPANTYIASILAILQADLVPVLVEPKLETYNINPDLIISKITSKTKAILAVHLYGQLAEMDKINEISMANDLLVVEDAAQAHGAVSNQKSKISNQKSSAAYSFYPGKNLGALGDGGAVTTNDSELAKVIYSLRNYGSETKYYNDYIGVNSRLDELQAAFLNIKLPNLDRENEQRRTIAKRYLSEIKNEKIILPNWDFSNNHVFHLFVIRTKNRTDLQDYLNKNGIQTVIHYPIPPHNQNALKEYNNLSFPITQKIHDEVLSFPISPVLTIAEVDFIVSILNEY; translated from the coding sequence ATGATACCATTTCTGGATTTAAAGAAAATAAACGAACCTTACGAAACTGCCTTTCAAGAAAAATTGAAATCGGTATTAGATTCGGGTTGGTATATTTTGGGGAATGAAGTCAAAGAATTTGAAACTAATTTTGCCAATTATTGTGGTACAAAATACTGTATTGGAGTAGGAAACGGTTTCGATGCTTTAGTATTGATTTTCAAAGGTTATATTCAACTTGGAAAAATGCAAAAAGGAGATGAAGTCATCGTTCCTGCAAATACCTATATCGCCAGTATTCTAGCTATTTTGCAAGCTGATTTAGTCCCTGTTTTGGTCGAGCCAAAATTAGAAACATACAACATCAATCCCGATTTAATTATTTCGAAAATCACTTCAAAAACCAAAGCGATTCTGGCAGTTCATCTGTACGGACAATTGGCAGAAATGGATAAGATTAATGAAATTTCTATGGCAAATGATTTGCTCGTTGTTGAAGATGCGGCTCAGGCTCACGGGGCTGTTAGCAATCAAAAATCAAAAATCAGCAATCAAAAATCAAGTGCAGCGTATAGTTTTTATCCAGGAAAAAATTTAGGAGCATTAGGCGATGGCGGAGCAGTCACCACAAATGATTCAGAGTTGGCAAAAGTGATTTATTCGCTGCGAAATTATGGCTCTGAAACGAAATATTATAATGATTATATCGGTGTGAATTCAAGATTAGATGAACTGCAAGCCGCTTTCTTGAATATCAAATTACCGAATCTTGACAGAGAAAACGAGCAACGCAGAACCATTGCAAAACGGTATTTATCTGAAATAAAAAATGAGAAAATTATTTTGCCGAACTGGGATTTTTCAAATAATCATGTTTTTCATCTTTTTGTCATTCGAACTAAAAATAGAACTGATTTACAGGATTATTTAAACAAAAACGGAATCCAAACGGTAATCCATTATCCAATTCCGCCGCACAATCAAAATGCGCTGAAAGAATATAATAACTTGTCTTTTCCCATTACCCAAAAAATTCACGATGAAGTTTTGTCTTTTCCTATAAGTCCCGTATTGACAATAGCTGAAGTTGATTTTATAGTTTCAATTTTAAATGAATATTAA
- a CDS encoding oligosaccharide flippase family protein, producing MSESKSSYLEIVKTTSLFGGVQFFNIIISIIRTKLIAVFIGPAGMGIISLLNASVAMISGITGLGIETSAIKHVSGNYKNEDLNTVSTIVAVVKKLALLTGILGTLLTIIFSGWLSTITFGNSNHTYSFVFLSITLLFRQLMIGELVVLQGLRQMKLLAKANFYGNLFGLLFSIPLYVFYRIDAIVPTIIIASLSSLLFSVFYSKKIKFEKITLSNKQVTTEGKSIIRLGIMLTLSGLLTLLSTYLIQLYIGKNGGLVEVGYFNAGFTLLNSYVGIIFTVMSTDYFPKLASINDDNEKIRVSVVQQSFMSILIITPIIILFLAMIPLIIKIIYTPAFISIIPMVSFGILAMLFRAVSWSMGYILIAKGDSKIFMKTAIGFNILSLILNILGYNYYGLEGLGFSFLVYYLFHFFVLKMITKKRYNFYFNRDFHQIYLSCILMCMTMFLFRYIPNPTIKYSLMIVMVVVSFAFVLFQMNKKMELKELFNSIIKKKND from the coding sequence GTGTCTGAAAGTAAATCATCATATCTAGAAATTGTTAAAACTACCTCCCTTTTTGGCGGAGTGCAATTTTTCAATATTATTATTTCTATAATTCGGACAAAATTGATTGCGGTGTTTATTGGACCGGCGGGAATGGGGATAATTTCTTTATTGAATGCTTCGGTAGCTATGATTTCAGGCATTACTGGTTTAGGAATTGAAACAAGTGCTATAAAACATGTTTCAGGAAATTATAAAAATGAGGATTTAAATACTGTTTCAACTATTGTAGCTGTTGTAAAAAAATTGGCATTATTAACTGGGATTTTGGGGACGCTACTTACCATTATTTTTTCTGGGTGGCTGAGCACAATTACTTTTGGAAATTCAAATCACACCTATTCGTTTGTTTTTTTGTCCATTACGCTATTATTTAGGCAATTGATGATAGGCGAACTTGTAGTTTTGCAAGGTTTAAGACAAATGAAACTTTTGGCCAAAGCAAATTTTTACGGCAATTTATTTGGATTACTATTTTCAATTCCTTTGTATGTTTTTTACAGAATCGACGCAATTGTACCAACAATAATAATAGCTTCATTATCGTCCTTATTGTTTTCTGTTTTTTATTCAAAAAAAATAAAATTCGAAAAAATTACTTTAAGCAATAAACAAGTGACAACTGAGGGAAAAAGTATTATTCGATTAGGAATAATGCTGACATTGAGTGGGTTACTGACTTTGCTATCTACTTATTTGATTCAATTGTATATTGGTAAAAACGGAGGGTTAGTTGAGGTTGGCTATTTTAATGCTGGTTTTACTTTATTGAATTCTTATGTTGGAATAATTTTCACCGTTATGAGTACCGATTACTTTCCGAAATTAGCCTCTATTAATGATGATAACGAAAAAATTAGAGTAAGTGTAGTGCAGCAATCGTTTATGTCGATACTAATTATAACCCCAATAATTATTTTATTTTTAGCGATGATTCCACTTATTATAAAAATTATTTACACTCCTGCGTTCATTTCAATTATTCCAATGGTTAGTTTTGGGATATTAGCCATGTTGTTTAGAGCGGTTTCTTGGTCAATGGGATATATTCTGATCGCCAAGGGAGACTCGAAAATCTTTATGAAAACCGCTATCGGCTTTAATATACTATCATTAATTTTAAATATTCTAGGATATAATTATTATGGGTTGGAAGGTCTTGGGTTTAGTTTTTTAGTCTATTATTTATTTCACTTTTTTGTTCTTAAAATGATTACGAAAAAAAGATATAATTTTTATTTTAATAGAGATTTTCATCAAATTTATTTGAGCTGTATTTTAATGTGTATGACCATGTTCCTTTTTAGATATATTCCGAATCCCACTATAAAATATAGCTTGATGATAGTAATGGTAGTGGTTTCGTTTGCTTTTGTTTTATTTCAAATGAATAAAAAAATGGAATTAAAAGAATTATTCAATTCTATAATAAAGAAAAAAAATGATTAA
- a CDS encoding acyltransferase, producing the protein MIKILKYYYRKTKLFREKTAFYYTVNWTKTLYFNFKKFPLHTAKKLPVFFYGEVKFASIIGKIQINGPIKRGMIGFGQPYEMNTLHKGIAEINILGTLVFKGHVQFGKDYFIYIGENAYCEFGHMSSLGSYAKLICIENIVLGDYARFGSECQIMDTNFHQMIDTTIGEKLKMTGPIAIGNYNYVGSRVTIMQNTKTPDYCTIASNSLGNKNYTDLGTHILIGGIPSQLIRTNISRDWEGERKDLEDFLMV; encoded by the coding sequence ATGATTAAAATTCTTAAATATTATTATAGAAAAACGAAGCTGTTTCGCGAAAAAACTGCGTTTTATTATACGGTGAATTGGACTAAGACCTTATACTTTAATTTCAAAAAGTTTCCTTTACATACCGCTAAAAAACTTCCTGTTTTTTTTTATGGAGAGGTAAAATTTGCTTCAATAATTGGTAAAATTCAAATTAATGGGCCGATTAAAAGAGGAATGATTGGTTTTGGTCAACCATATGAAATGAACACACTTCATAAAGGGATTGCAGAAATCAATATTTTAGGAACGTTGGTTTTTAAAGGGCACGTACAATTTGGGAAGGATTATTTTATTTATATAGGCGAAAATGCCTATTGTGAGTTTGGACATATGTCATCATTAGGTTCTTATGCTAAATTAATTTGTATTGAAAATATTGTCTTGGGTGATTATGCCCGTTTTGGATCGGAATGTCAAATTATGGATACTAATTTTCATCAGATGATAGATACTACTATTGGAGAAAAGCTAAAAATGACGGGCCCAATTGCTATTGGCAACTATAATTATGTGGGAAGTAGAGTTACAATTATGCAAAATACAAAGACTCCTGATTATTGTACAATAGCCTCTAATAGTCTGGGTAATAAAAATTATACTGATTTGGGTACGCACATTTTAATCGGTGGGATTCCATCACAATTAATTCGGACCAATATTTCAAGAGATTGGGAAGGGGAAAGAAAAGATTTGGAAGATTTTTTAATGGTGTAA
- a CDS encoding DUF6036 family nucleotidyltransferase, producing MFQPWEENINSFVALSNKHKVRMLMVDSEVSQVNNNSFLRWNVLSLEDLITSKIKENRPKDLLDIQQLREINKL from the coding sequence ATGTTTCAACCTTGGGAAGAAAACATTAACAGTTTTGTTGCTTTATCCAATAAACATAAGGTTCGAATGCTAATGGTTGATAGTGAAGTTTCACAAGTTAATAATAATTCTTTTTTGCGGTGGAATGTGCTTTCACTGGAAGATTTAATCACTAGTAAAATTAAAGAAAATAGACCGAAAGATCTACTGGATATTCAACAGTTGAGAGAAATTAACAAATTGTAG
- a CDS encoding glycosyltransferase family 2 protein, translated as MQDKPIVTIICLCYNQQDYVLESLFSVINQSYSTIELIIVDDYSTDNSKATIEKWLVNYPEIQFIANEANLGNTKSFNKALKIAKGQYIIDLAADDVLLPNCVSLQLNAFKNTAYKNLGIVYGNTELISENGEFHSYYFAVDKSKKVMENRITGNIYVSVLSGGDSICSVSSMVKKSVFDSLQGYDETLAYEDLDFWIRASRHFEFDFIDEILIQKRIVANSLGTDFFKKNDSKSKKINYSTYLILKKAIALNKTREENKAILKRIHFETILAYKTSNMILMIKYIVLEIKLRSTIC; from the coding sequence ATGCAAGATAAACCCATTGTTACCATTATTTGTCTGTGTTACAATCAGCAAGATTACGTCTTGGAGAGTTTATTTTCTGTTATAAATCAAAGTTATTCAACCATTGAACTTATTATTGTGGATGATTATAGTACTGATAATTCTAAAGCGACAATCGAAAAATGGCTTGTAAATTACCCTGAAATTCAATTCATTGCAAACGAAGCCAATTTAGGGAATACAAAGTCGTTCAATAAAGCTTTAAAAATAGCCAAAGGACAATATATCATTGACTTGGCAGCAGATGATGTTTTACTACCAAATTGTGTTTCTTTACAACTAAATGCTTTTAAAAATACAGCGTACAAAAATCTTGGAATTGTTTATGGAAACACCGAATTAATTAGTGAAAATGGCGAATTTCACTCCTACTATTTTGCAGTAGATAAATCAAAAAAAGTAATGGAAAACAGAATTACCGGCAATATTTATGTGTCAGTCCTTTCGGGAGGCGATAGTATATGTTCGGTTTCGAGTATGGTAAAAAAATCAGTTTTTGATTCTCTACAAGGATATGATGAAACACTTGCTTATGAAGATTTAGATTTTTGGATACGTGCTTCTCGCCATTTTGAATTTGATTTTATCGACGAAATTCTGATCCAAAAAAGGATCGTTGCCAACTCTTTAGGAACTGATTTTTTTAAGAAAAATGATTCGAAGTCAAAAAAAATAAATTATTCAACTTATTTGATTCTTAAAAAAGCAATCGCACTGAATAAAACAAGAGAAGAGAATAAGGCAATTTTAAAAAGAATTCATTTTGAGACGATTCTAGCATACAAAACTTCGAATATGATTTTAATGATAAAATATATCGTCTTAGAAATCAAATTGCGATCTACAATTTGTTAA
- a CDS encoding glycosyltransferase has product MILPNKKIKIALIGYRLSRGGAERVMAILSQFFEKKGIEIHNIIVLDEVSYSYSGKLVNLGKMKNSSNGLFNKWNRFVFLKKYLHQQEFDFIIDFRFRVKPIQELLIAKWLYKTKTIFMVHSYLIDHYMPNWSVLTRYMYGNCYKMVGITTKSKERIESKHHLKNVVTIYNPIDIDDIQEKSNEKVSLPFDYIIGVGQMETKIKQFDKLIEAYSESILPRNNIHLVLLGDGDQKTNLQQLATNRKVSDKVHFLGFQENPFKYLKNARFFVLSSLNEGLPNVILESLACETPVVAFDCLSGPSEMIVHKKNGLLVENQNVKQLTEAMNLFVDDENLYKYCKQNALQSVESFSIATIGQQWLDLMEIRL; this is encoded by the coding sequence ATGATATTGCCTAACAAAAAAATTAAAATTGCATTAATTGGTTATCGATTAAGTCGAGGTGGAGCCGAAAGAGTGATGGCCATTTTATCTCAATTTTTCGAAAAAAAAGGAATTGAAATCCACAATATTATCGTTCTTGATGAAGTCTCTTATTCTTATTCGGGAAAATTAGTCAATTTAGGAAAGATGAAAAATTCTTCCAATGGACTTTTTAATAAATGGAACCGCTTTGTTTTTCTTAAAAAATACCTTCATCAACAGGAATTTGATTTTATTATCGATTTCAGGTTTAGAGTAAAACCAATTCAGGAGTTATTGATTGCAAAATGGCTGTATAAAACGAAAACTATTTTCATGGTTCATAGCTATTTGATAGATCACTATATGCCCAATTGGTCGGTTCTTACCAGATATATGTACGGAAATTGTTATAAAATGGTTGGTATTACCACTAAATCTAAAGAACGTATAGAGAGCAAACATCATCTGAAAAACGTCGTTACAATTTATAATCCAATCGACATTGATGACATACAGGAAAAGAGTAATGAAAAAGTATCGCTTCCGTTTGATTATATTATTGGCGTAGGCCAAATGGAAACTAAGATTAAGCAGTTTGATAAGTTGATTGAAGCGTATTCTGAATCGATTTTGCCAAGGAATAATATTCATTTGGTTTTACTAGGGGATGGAGATCAAAAAACTAATTTGCAACAGCTAGCCACAAATAGAAAAGTATCGGATAAAGTGCATTTTTTAGGTTTTCAGGAGAATCCGTTTAAGTACTTGAAAAACGCAAGATTTTTTGTTTTAAGTAGTTTAAATGAAGGTTTGCCCAATGTTATTTTGGAATCTCTGGCTTGCGAAACTCCTGTTGTTGCTTTTGATTGTTTGTCCGGACCAAGTGAAATGATCGTGCATAAAAAAAATGGTTTGTTAGTGGAAAATCAAAACGTCAAACAACTTACCGAAGCAATGAATTTATTCGTTGACGACGAAAATTTATATAAGTATTGTAAGCAGAATGCCTTGCAAAGTGTAGAATCTTTTTCAATAGCAACAATTGGTCAGCAATGGTTAGATTTGATGGAGATTCGATTATAA
- a CDS encoding sugar 3,4-ketoisomerase: protein MTTVKDIVLIKIPVVEDTRGNLAFIQNDILPFEFKRVYYLFDVPSNAFRGSHSHINQSEVLIALSGSFEVALNDGIEKKSFLLNKPNMGLYIPKGIWRELDNFSSGSVCLVFASDVFEETDYIRDFDEFLTSKK from the coding sequence ATGACGACAGTAAAAGACATAGTGCTAATAAAAATCCCTGTTGTAGAAGATACCAGAGGAAATCTCGCATTTATTCAAAATGATATATTACCGTTTGAATTCAAGCGGGTATACTATCTTTTTGATGTGCCGAGTAATGCCTTTCGTGGAAGCCACTCTCACATCAATCAAAGTGAAGTGCTAATTGCTTTGAGCGGAAGTTTTGAAGTTGCGTTAAACGACGGAATTGAAAAAAAATCATTTCTTTTGAATAAACCAAATATGGGATTGTATATTCCAAAGGGAATTTGGAGAGAATTGGACAATTTTTCATCTGGCTCTGTTTGTTTAGTTTTTGCCTCTGATGTGTTCGAAGAAACGGATTATATTAGAGACTTCGACGAATTTTTGACATCCAAAAAATGA